The DNA segment tgactgattaaacttctcccgggtagggagaaacgaagagattaacctcaaagcctatttttgttgggacgaccagatctcattaatttatgggacgaggtccagccgacgaaggtgggacggattttcaacagcaagctctatctgttaaagcgaacgttcatcttatcttctaagagagaacgcactaacaggcaagcacccttctttctatatttttcttttacttgacttaaattgttgctgtttaaaagagatttgccagattgatcagtttttgacatctcactggggagccgtaacttctctctgctacgcactaattaatagcttatctctgtttttgttgcaaaaagctgtcctggatttgcattctaaagatatacacagaagagggatttctattccagatttttattttgaaaaatattatactgttttgagactactctctttttggtctattttactttgacgaatctgtttcttgacgattgccattaattgtttcgatcctgggaactgcattttgtttacttaactattggagagataaggctgtctgctctgtttatactgtgatgtcaccaagtttggagtattaacccaattgttgctgaaataagaagtggttttcctatatttttcttttaaaatggcaattaagaaagtggctgaaaatctggaaataactatgtttcagaaaataatggatgagattgagataatgaaaattgaattgagtaaaatgaagcaggagattaaagatataagggtccctgtgagagaggtgaccctggaaggggtccctgtgagagaggagaccccggagattggaacaggggtccctgtgagagaggtgaccctggagactggaataggggtccctgtgagagaggagatcccggagattggaaccaacgtggaacaggaacaagatttggagtctatggactttagaaataaaatctattgtttggaactcaatgttatctctgaagaaatgaatgaagattctagagataaagttatcaatggcatggataatcttctggactggaatgatgtgatggagcccaatatagagaaaatctatggaattaactgcagccatgtgacaatggaaaaacttttaagagatgacccagtgtattttgaaaaaaagaacagagatatgattttacagcagtatttcagcaacctattcagaatggatggcaagaaaatatttgggatagaggtaatccccatcagactcttactatatgactatggctttgacagcaagattattatggaatactgataatggaagattggatattgaaattactggacttaacaagactactgaagatggaagatggaaaatggaactaatagagataatagaacaatggctactgaaattattgaacctaacagattctgatgtgatggattaattgaaatgtttattttgactatggttatgacaataagattatcataattagtaatgagatggattaatcgatatgcttatctggaaaaaaaaattgatagatatatttcttaaagaattgaaacctctctttgactttttgtggaaagaataaagtaatgtttatgagatttgatgattaagtaagataactactggaggaaagtgattttataatatgacttaagagacaggattgttatatattatagacttataactgatttgatctttgacaaatgggaagtcaatattttactctttattttttatttttgttttttttttctttttttctttttgtttaactatttttgattttgttttttgtctttgaatgttttatgattttgtcttgtatgttttatgaaaatctgaataaaaattattgaaaaaaaaaaaaaagaagcgcCCAAGCGGAGGGCAAAAGCTATGGTGCGGCTGCACTTGGAATCctgtaccatcccatcgagaaactcggagggtggtgactagaaatagggcccccgaactgtggaatggtctttccgatgaggtgcgcctggcgccgacgctgctatcttttcggcgccaggtgaaaacctttttatattcccaggcattttaatgtgtactattaatatttattgatgtattttgctgctgctttgatttttgtttacgtctgtttggtttgattccattgtattattgtatttatatattttctgattgttttattgctatgtacaccgcccagagagcccttggcttagggcggtatataaattaaattaaataaataaaaaataaataaatattgtagagctggaaaaggttcagaaaagggcaaccagaatgatcaagggatgcagagactcccctgtgaggaaaggctggaggagcatttggggcttttcagtttagagaaaaggggagacagaggagacatgatagaagtgcataaaattatgcatagcatggagaaagtggacagaggaaagttcttctccctctctcctaacacttCACAGACATCCAACGAAGGTGAATGCTAGAAGAGTCagggcaggcaaaagaaagtccttcttcaaagcgatgggatttgctcccacaagaggcagtgtggGCCACCAACatagatggatttaaaagatgACTGGACAGATTCCTGGAGGACAGCCGTATTaaaggctgctagccacaatgctACACTCTGCCTGCACAGTcgaaggcagtgtgcttctgaacacCGGTTGCCAGGGGAGAGTGCtcgagtgctcttgtgctcaaggccctgctggtgggcttcccatgggccactgggagaacgggaggctggattagatggccactggcctgatccagctatgggctcttcttacgttcaaaGGCAAGGATACCTACCCGGTGTGCCCCAAGACGGTGGCGTGGTGAAGAGGGCCCCTGCCTTTCACGTCCCTGAGGTTCACGTTGGCTCCATTCTGGAGCAGGAATTCACACGTGACCAAGGAGCCCTGTGGAGAAGACCAGAAAGGAGCCATTATCCCCAAAGAGACCTTCAATCCCTCCTCAACATGGCAGAGCCACAAGGCAAGGGTGGTGACTCTGCACGTCACTTTGGGCTGCCGCCTCAGCCAGCGAGGAGGCGGGAGCTGCTGGCAGGAGCGCCCAGGAGATCCTCACCCCACGGACTGCCTGGATCAGAGGTGTGGATCTGTCCTCCGCTGTGTTGACCCAGTTGACGTCTGCCCCGTGGGCCAAGGCCTCCGCCATCTGAGGAAGGTTCTTCTGGTAGGAGGCCAAGTATAGCTGCAGCCCTGGGAGGAGGAAGCACCTGGAGTCtttgggagcagcagcagcagcagcttccgcTTCATGCCTTTCACCCTCTGGGAAAGaggccgggggggggaggagagacaaTGACCTTCCACAAATTCTGCTCCCAGCAGAGCCCACCATGTGCCCTTGCGGAGCAGAGCCAAAACCTCTCAAGAGCCCCAATCCATTTGAGAGCggcaggtgcccacccagcctGAGCTCTGCAGACAAACGTTCAGGACgttcgtagaatcatagagttgggagggtCTATGAGGCCGTCCATCCTCTTCCCCTGCTCAATGCCCACAACACAGGGCATGGCCCTCCCACTTTGTAATTCCCAGCCCTTCTCCCCCCCACAGATCCCTTTTTCAAGGCTGGTGGTGCATTGGCTGCTTTCCAGTCCTCTGGCAAGGAGGCAGTTTAGCAACGATCAATAATTTCACTTTTGAGTACTTTAAAGACTATCCGCTGGCTACCATCTCAGTGACTTGTTTTTGTTGGAACTGTTACATGCAACTCCGTCATGTgtctttttattatgttgtaaatcacttcaggatgcctcatgggaagagaGTCATATATGAGATAAACAAACAATGGTTTCCACAGAGGGCGTCTCTGTGATGTCCAATTAGTCCCAATGCTGAGAGCAATCTACACTTTACACTTACTCacgcttatcttttttttttttttaagtgcttaaAAACTAGCCACTTTAATTTTGAAGTAAAAACACCTCTGGGGCCCTGATCTGGAACATGCTCGCTTGCCAGTTTCCTGCTGAACTTCCCATCCCACCCCCGCACCCCCTTCTGGTTACTATTTGCAATAACCAGATTTGGGAGGACAATAacagtaaaaaataaatttgggggcggggggggacATAACTGTTTGATTACACGCTGTTTCATAGGCTGGCGCCGGCCAGCAACACCCAGCTGCCTTGTACAAGGCATTTGCTGAGACAGTTGAGGCCAATGGCTCTCTGCTGTCCTCCGTGCCGTGCTGGAAGCCGCTGTCGTTACTTCGCACTGTTTTAAGAAACGGCAGAGAGTTAGGGCAGCTGCCTTTTCACAGAGAGTAGCAcaaaggcagctcccttttgcaTTTTGCTCCCAAACCAAccatcctgaaaaaggggagCAAGCCACAGCAGTCACCAAGAGCACCCCTTAGCTCTGTCGCcaccccctgctcccccccaaggcGTGCACAGCAAGCAACAGAAGGAGAGGCTGGACGTGGAGGGGAGTGAGGACAGCTCCTTCTCCCAGAGCAACGCTGCAGACGGGAAGCAGCGGAGCGGAGAGGCCACCAGAGCAGCTGGGAGAGAGGTACTTACGACGACGCAGCTTTGAGGAGGTATCAAAGTAGGAGAAGAGCGAATCTAGCTCATCGGGACAGAAGAGAGACTCCCGCCTCGCCTCGTCGCTACTTACACCAACCACTGGGGCCATGCAAGTTAGCAAAGCAGAGTGCAGCAGGCaggagaaggaagaaaggaaggaaggaagggagaggaggccgtgaggaggagggggaggaaatccgCTGTTAGTGCATGGCAGAATTTCAGCACACCCCACCCTGGCCAAAACGACAGCCAGGGAGCTTGGACggacaaaaggacacacacacccGCCACCTTCAGTGCGTCCTCCAGTGTTGCTGAGTCTTCTGCATCTGCACATCTGGGAGAACTTCcgactcctcccttcccctctctcccgATGTTCAAGCAGCTGCCAAATTTGCCAAAGCCAGCATGGTTCTCAGCCCGAGATGCTGCCTCCCTTGGCCCACGCTCTGGCACCTGGCACCAGCCTCATGAGGCTCCCCCCCAAACATCTCCTCCCACCCACTTCCCCACCTCTGCTACGAGTGCCAGAGCTCACCTTCTGCCCCTGCTTGTGGGGTCTGCCCCCTGCCTGCCCCACCCTTTGCAGCAAGACGTGCTTCCTTCCGGGCTCTCGGACCTGCCGCTTCCCTTCCCCCTTGGACTACAAGCTACCTGGCAGTGACCACATCTCTCCTGAGTTCCATGTGAAGTATGTGCTGCAGAGGAGCGTTTTGCACGCCTGCTTTGGAAGAGGCACGGAGGCATCGCTGAACTAAGGTGTCCTCCATgcagcaggaacaggcaagggaCAAATGCTTTTGATGCTGTTCTGTCATACTTATGTACGCAGAAACAGAACACAAAATCTATGACGATGTTGCTTCTCCCCCTTCCCGCCTCCTTCAAGGTATgaaagtaagagagagagagaaagaaaagagcgACAGAAGTTTTCTCCTGGCTCCTCCATGCTGAGCACTTGCCACTCTCAAATATAAGATGCCAATACCCTttggagttgctgctgctgctgctgctgccgccaccatttGCTCATTTGCAGCTGGAGATTTCTCCGGGCAACTGTGCCTTTTTGCCTCTTGGCTCGGAGGCTGAATTCTTCCTCCTGGGTCTGCAGAGGCATCAGGACTTCTTTCCACAAATCTCCTTTCCACGTATTTTGCCCGGATATACTCCTCCTTCTCCTGCCTGCACGCAGAAGACACAGCAAGTGAGTGCTCAACCTGCTTCCACAGTGCCTCCCTCCTTGTTTTATGGGGGTGCCTGGAGGGATACGGGATCATTTTTATCCTTGCAAAGCCCTAAAAGAATTCACCCAATCCACATCTCCCAGAATAATGCGCAGATCAGAATGAGGTTCTCCTTCAGATTTCACATCACTCTGGATTTTGAAATGGACTGGGCTCAAAAAAGGTACCAAAATGTGCTTCAAATTATGTATTTTACACTATGTTTAGAAATATGtgggggttttggggggggtACATTCAAAAAGCCACATCTAAATATGAATTGTGTTGGCTTTTTCCAAAATGCAGATTATGCAGAAGCAGGCCAGAATTTGGGCTCCTACATGAGAACACACGCAGGCCGGAAGCAGATGGGTCCGGCCACGAGGGACAAGGCCATTGTCAGCCAGCTTCCCCGCCTTGCGCCAATCACTCGTTCCTCCGATGCAGACGTGGCTCTTGGCCCTGCCAGGAGCCAGAGCTACCAAAACTCTTCCCCTCACAGGCCACTTGACAGTTGCTGAGtgtcttgacagaccacttaacGATTTGTCTGCCTTTTGCAGAAACTGTAATTCGCTGTGCTAGATACTGCacaatttttattgcatttttagacatgctgcagaccacctgaaagaagctcATGCACCAGTTGGGAACCCCATTGCCATCAACTGTCTGCCCAGGGCCAACAGCACGTGAAATGAATGGAAGCAGTGGGAGGCAGAGCAGCCCAAAGAGGCCTTTTACGCATATGTAGCTCAAGCGTGACCTTATTGGGCCTCCCACCAAAGTGAATGGTGAACAACCACTGTCacagatctccccccccccgagcagaGAGGTAAAAGTCAAATCCTGACATTTTTTGTACTCTGCATTGGTTCCCAATGTCACTGTCATCTGCAGTTTATAAAAGCACCTGTGCAAGGCGCTGTACAAAAAAAGCAGCCCCGGCTGCCTCTGTAGGACCACAATCCAAGAAAtatgacagaggaggaggagggagtttgAGGGGGAAAGGAAACTCTTCAGAAGAACCGTGCAGCAGCTGAACCAGGCCGGTAGGGGCAGggggagcccatctagtccaacatcacaCTGGGAAGCCAAAGAGCATTCTGCCCATTTGTGATTCCAGCAGCCGGTATTATTCAGAGGGGTAGGGCATCCAACATAATCATTGTGGcaagtagccattaatagccttatcttccatggtaACTATGCACAAGTAAGGAGAAATCGTAAAAATAAAGGAGCTACATAAGactacataaaaaaaaaaaaacagaaaaccaaggtatgtttttaattttgtcaAAAAAATGAGACAAAGAGGCCAGCTGAATATTTactacaggggtggagaacttgcGGCTGAATAACATCCGGTGGCCCTTGGCCTAGTTTCGTTTGGGAATGGGAGAAGCCCGAAACTGCTGGAgcaatggggtgggtggggagacagCCCTCCACAGCAACCAGTTCTGTCCCCTTCCTTCCTCAGCACAGAGgcgaagcgggggggggggagcagaaaaagagagacaAACGGCTTTTGACTCTCGTTCTCTAAAGATTATCTccggattctctctctctctcatcccccCCACCAGTGGGAACGCAACaggaaaaggttcctcacccctatcTAAAGAGAGGGAAATCTACCAAAGGGCTCCCGAGAgttggaggaagaggggagatgaGGCGGGGCCCACCAAGTACCTCTGGCTTCCAGGCTGTGGCTTCTTGACCCCCATTCTCTCCGCTTCCGCTTCATACACCCTGTTTATGATGTCATTTCCCAGTTCACACATAAGCTGTAAGAAAAGTCGTGCAGTGTTGACATGAAGGACAAACATCCACAGAGGGTCTCTTTTGCCTTTCAGCGGCATCTCTTTCGACACAGACACACCATTTCCCTTTCCTGCTCCAGAGGAACTGCtgcttctgccaaacacagcaaaGATtcaaggattggggggggggcagaggtggAGAGAAATCTAGTCCCCCGCCTTGGATGCAGTCCACCTCCTTCCAACTAACTGCGCAAAGGACACCAGCCGGTGCCCGGTGGCGTGGAGGCCCATTGCTGGGACCTGCAACTTCTCTGCCTGTCCtgcagacccccccaagaccACCGCCCCATACAGGTGCCAAGTGACAggcgggtgggcaggcaggcgGCATGTTCTGCCTCAGTGTGAATTAATGAGCAGCCTGTGGGGGCCTTCTGGgcagtccctcccacttcccACTTTTCTCAGGGTGATTTTGAAAAGTTATTATAAAGACTTATCTGCCACTCCAAGTGACAACGCGCATAAAACCCGAAGCAGAACATGCCAAGCGTCCAATTAAACAGCACAGAGACACCTGGAGGAATATGTTCCATTTCTAGGTGTGAGCTCCACACAGCCGTCAGGGCTGCACCAAGATGTCAACGGGCAGCAGGTGCCCCCCGCAttcttccatccccccccccatggggaTGAGTACCTTCAGAAGCTCTGGCTCCCACGAGTCGAGTGTCAAGGACCTGACTTTGGAGAAATGGACGCCCAGGCTCCTAGGGAGAGAGTGGGACAGCAAGGAACTCTTTGTGGAGGAGGGACTGCGCAGAAGGCACTGCAGCCCTCCCCTGTGGGGGGAGCCAGGTCTCGGCACAGCTCCGCCAGCCAACAGACTGCCCACCTGTGGATGCCAGAGCACTCTATGCACAGCGTGATGCCCAGGTTGATGCTGGCCCACCGTGGGTCCGCCAGGCTGCAGTCGCAGCAGGCGGCATTGCCAGGGATGCTCTGCACCCTCCGGAGGGAGCTCTCGCCTTTCAGCACCTTCTCCTTGGGCTCTGCGCTGGACTCTGGGCTGCCCATGGAAGGGGAGGGTTTCCTCTCTACCTGTGGGAGCAAGAGGGGCAGGGACTCAGGACGGCAGCCTCTCTGTGGAGCCGCCCCCCAACACAACTCTCCGGGCCCCTTGGCCGCCTTGTTCTCTGGCCTACTCCGGCAGGGCAGCTCCTGGGCACCCTTTTGCCTGCAGCCTGGAGGGTGACAGGAGGAAAGCCAGCAGCGCCCACCGCAGGCAGCCATGGCAGGCCTTAGGAGCCACTCCCCTTCTTTAAATATCTTCCACTGGCCAACTGCAGCTGGAGTCATAACACTTTCTCCACACCCAGAACTGGTGAATTGGCTAAAAGGAGCTTTCGCCACTTCAGGGGCAGCGGTCGCGCCTTTGCTCCTCAGTCCACTCGCGATGCCCCTCCAAAGGCTGCCTGCTGCCGTGCCAATAGAATGTCCCTGCAACCCGCCCTGCCCCTTCCGCTGGACGGGGAAGCAGCTCTACTTGCCTCCACACCATCCCCTTTCTCCCTGTAGGCCGTGGCAATGCTGGTCTGCACCGCCTTAATCCAGGCTTGCCGCAACTTCTCCGAATCTGCCTGAAGGATGCAACTCCTGCGGGGGTGGGAGGATAGACAGACAGATGCTGAGCCCTCACAGACCCAGTGTGCCTCACACATCAAGTGCTACTTTCACCAATCAGCGGCTTGTGGGATGGGCAGCAAGGACCACCAAGCACAGCCCTGTTGGGGACCACAGCCCAGTGGATCTCAGCTCCAGTGAAGACACGGCCCTTCTGGTCCTCTGGGGAGCCACTAAACTATCCTGCCAGTCACCCCCTAGACCTGCCCATCTCTACCTCCACCTTGAACCAACAGTTTCAGGTTCCACAAAGGACCAGCTGCCAAGGCGGCAGGCAGCACTGGGTCCGAGGACCACAGGCGGCAGGTGCCTTGGACTGAGTCAGGCCTTGGTCCCGGGGACGGAGCATCTGCGTGCAAAGGgggcgctctgccactgagctgcagctcgACCCGTTTGTTCCAGGGACACACACACGGCTCAGCGGCCGAGGGGAAGCTGGCCTGCATCAGCCAAGATGTGCCTCGAAATCCCCAAGGAAGCAAAACAGCCTGAAATGTGCCAtcaggagcagggaggaggagtggcTCCTGGCCCTTTGCCTGTGTTTGGGCGTGTGTCATGCATTCAGACttcttttaaaacaaaccaaattTGGGCCCAATTTGtattttaaacacattaaaaataaaaaatagtgaaGTATCTTatttaaagagagccagtgtggtgtagtggctaggactacagcctgggagaccagggttcgaatccccactgggtgaccttgggccagtcactcccttcagcctcagagggaggcaatgggaaaccccctctgaataccccttaccatgaaaactccatTCATGgggctgccataagtcgggattgacttgaaggcagtccattttttattttagcaGCTATTCACTCACTCTTTAGTCAATTCTGCACGGGGGCCAACTTAGATAAGCAAACTCAAGAGCTGTCTGGCCTGCAACCCTTGAACTTGTCACCtcacatttatatcccttccCGGAGCTCATGTTGGCAgctctgggggtgggggtggtgaggAGTCCCATAAGCTCTCTGGGAAGGGGGGAGGTTTCCCTGGGAGACCACTCCAAGGCCCTCCAGACAGCTGCGGGACTCAGCAGGACCCTGAAGGCCACTTTCCACGGCCTGAGCCCAGCCGCTTCacctccacactggctctccagcatCCCAGCAGAAGGGAAGTCTTTCTTCTGCACCTGTTTTTTTAAACCCCCACCAAACTGCCCCTTCTTCTATAAAGCCTTCCCAGGACTCCTTACTTTGTTGGAGAGACCACCTCGAAGCAGAAGCGCCTTTCTGTGTCCTCACAGTGCTTCACTGTGCACAGCCGCAAGTCTTCAACAACCACAGTGGGGTTATCCtagggagagaagggaagagggAAGCCAAGGAAGAGGCACAGAGGCTGCTCTGGCCTGCTGTTAGCCAGCGCAAGGGGGCAAGGCTCCACCCCTTCTGGCCGCCCTTTTCAGGCACTGCTGACTCCACCTTTGCTGGTCGGAAACGTGGGAGGGAAACCATGCCAGCCCCTGGAGGGCGCCACCACAGGGTCTGTTAAGACCTCCCACCTCTCACGGGCTCATGACCAAGCCAGcctccacagcacaggggttggaAGCATCTCCTTTTTGGCTGGGGCCATTTCCTCTCCTGCCTGCAGACACTATAAAGGCTGTTGCTCCAGCCACATCTCACAATGCTAGGAAGGGGTGGAGTCTCCTGAGAAGTGGGGCCAGAAgcagccttctcccacagcacatggccggccagccagccagccacaagGGATGCCACGGCCAAGTCCATCGAAACCTCAAGCATTTGCATTCACCATTTCCACTGGGTTTCTCGCTAGCAATACTGTTGCCTGCCCCCTGcgcagggagggaaggaaaaaactgCTAAATGGCAGGTGGTGTTGCCAAAACAATCATGCGCACCCCCCCTTCATGTGCTTAATACTTGCAAACAGTTTGGGTTGTCAAACTGGCAGACGCGGTCACAACCTTCTCTTGCACTCCCAGCCCCGAGAGCCCTCCCCAAATTAATGCTTTTACAGGACTCACCTTAAATCTTTTCTGGTAGACTAGTTGATTGTTCTGTATGGAAAACCAGCGCCTGCACAAACGAAGGGAGCAAAATCAATCCCACTCATCTGGCAGTGAGAGACTACATCCCAGGGAGAGAAACCACCTTAACACGAGAGAGCTACAAGCCTTCACTGGCTCAGTGGCACATCAATCAACAAAAGCAAGGAGAGTTGGGGCCTGTATATGGGAGAGGGGTGGGGGTCTTGAGGGCAAAGGCTTATTGCCCGTACTTCAGCAAGTCACCATTCGCTTCCCTCTGAAAAACAGGAGCTaaacctcacagtgttgttggagGGTCAGCCACCGACTAAAACTAAAGCGCTAGAAGAAGGAAATTACTTCCCCACTGAGGAATGTGCGCAGGTCAAGTCAAGGCTCCGGGGCTCTTGGAATGGAGTCCATCATGCAGAACCTCTTTTCTGGGCCAAAACTGGATGACAGGAGTTTTTAAAATTGCTACTTCCAATGGCTGGTTTGTACCCCAGTGCAGTGGAGTTTGCTTCCCTCTCATGCACAAAAACATGGAGAAGAAATGTGCATCaaaacccactttttaaaaacagagctgttcTCCCCTTGCTTTGGGGCAGCAGGCCCAATCTCATGCCTCCGAGGAGCTTGTTCCAAAATGTGTCCAAGGGTGGCTGAGCGGTTGCCCTTGAGATGCTGCTGGAATCCCTCCCAgcagtcagcacagccaa comes from the Rhineura floridana isolate rRhiFlo1 chromosome 7, rRhiFlo1.hap2, whole genome shotgun sequence genome and includes:
- the ACAP2 gene encoding arf-GAP with coiled-coil, ANK repeat and PH domain-containing protein 2 isoform X2 — its product is MRVAVDFEECLKDSPRFRAALEEVEGDVTELELKLDKLVKLCIAMIDTGKAFCVANKQFINGIQDLAQYSSKDTLVEGSLTKFSNSLQEMINYHTILFDQTQRSIKAQLQMFVKEDIRKFKDAKKQFEKVSEEKENALAKNAQVPRNKQHEVEEATNLLTATRKCFRHIALDYVLQINVLQSKRRSEILKSMLSFMYAHLAFFHQGYDLFSELGPYMNDLGAQLDRLAADAAREKREMEQKHSTIQQKDFSSDDTKLEYNIDAASGIVMEGYLFKRASNAFKTWNRRWFSIQNNQLVYQKRFKDNPTVVVEDLRLCTVKHCEDTERRFCFEVVSPTKSCILQADSEKLRQAWIKAVQTSIATAYREKGDGVEVERKPSPSMGSPESSAEPKEKVLKGESSLRRVQSIPGNAACCDCSLADPRWASINLGITLCIECSGIHRSLGVHFSKVRSLTLDSWEPELLKLMCELGNDIINRVYEAEAERMGVKKPQPGSQRQEKEEYIRAKYVERRFVERSPDASADPGGRIQPPSQEAKRHSCPEKSPAANEQMVAAAAAAAATPKEGERHEAEAAAAAAPKDSRCFLLPGLQLYLASYQKNLPQMAEALAHGADVNWVNTAEDRSTPLIQAVRGGSLVTCEFLLQNGANVNLRDVKGRGPLHHATVLGHTGQVCLFLKRGANQHAKDEEGKDPLSVAIEAANADIVTLLRLARMNEEMRESEGLYGQPGDETYQDIFRDFSQMASNHPEKLNRFQASDMQKP
- the ACAP2 gene encoding arf-GAP with coiled-coil, ANK repeat and PH domain-containing protein 2 isoform X3 — protein: MIDTGKAFCVANKQFINGIQDLAQYSSKDTLVEGSLTKFSNSLQEMINYHTILFDQTQRSIKAQLQMFVKEDIRKFKDAKKQFEKVSEEKENALAKNAQVPRNKQHEVEEATNLLTATRKCFRHIALDYVLQINVLQSKRRSEILKSMLSFMYAHLAFFHQGYDLFSELGPYMNDLGAQLDRLAADAAREKREMEQKHSTIQQKDFSSDDTKLEYNIDAASGIVMEGYLFKRASNAFKTWNRKKPDGLRRWFSIQNNQLVYQKRFKDNPTVVVEDLRLCTVKHCEDTERRFCFEVVSPTKSCILQADSEKLRQAWIKAVQTSIATAYREKGDGVEVERKPSPSMGSPESSAEPKEKVLKGESSLRRVQSIPGNAACCDCSLADPRWASINLGITLCIECSGIHRSLGVHFSKVRSLTLDSWEPELLKLMCELGNDIINRVYEAEAERMGVKKPQPGSQRQEKEEYIRAKYVERRFVERSPDASADPGGRIQPPSQEAKRHSCPEKSPAANEQMVAAAAAAAATPKEGERHEAEAAAAAAPKDSRCFLLPGLQLYLASYQKNLPQMAEALAHGADVNWVNTAEDRSTPLIQAVRGGSLVTCEFLLQNGANVNLRDVKGRGPLHHATVLGHTGQVCLFLKRGANQHAKDEEGKDPLSVAIEAANADIVTLLRLARMNEEMRESEGLYGQPGDETYQDIFRDFSQMASNHPEKLNRFQASDMQKP